The following are from one region of the Cloacibacterium sp. TD35 genome:
- a CDS encoding SusD/RagB family nutrient-binding outer membrane lipoprotein, producing MKNIWIKAVAFCVISLAASSCSRSFEEINTDNSKILEPTPASLLAPIQYNMASNAYLRANDFTFDIMQIAIDFPGEGNNISRYYVTESTGNSYWNTSYKWLKQVKQMQDLAVQQNNKNYQAISMVMNAWLYSNLTDTFGDIPFSEASRVEEGITQPKFDKQKDIYVKLLDDLKVANALFVTNTTLAGQDLFYNANNDVNGITYWKKFCNTLSLRLLTRILKKKGEIDVYARIQEIVNNPTVYPIFQSNAESALMNVTGVAPMLPPLARPQDFTSYRAVGEFFVQTLNDNKDPRMAQFFTQAKNLSDNKNIGYKGAPVAYMNGTTFTYQPSNFNQNLAKAPLKVLILPYAELQFILSELAFRGIITGNAQTYYENGVKAAIEQWGAVVPANYFANPKVAYDGTLERIMLQKYVALFFVDQQQWFEQKRTGYPVLPNNGGLLNDGKMPQRLLYPTQPKILNNANYNAAVQSLGGDNINVKDWWNQ from the coding sequence ATGAAAAATATATGGATAAAAGCAGTAGCGTTCTGCGTAATTTCTCTAGCCGCTTCTTCTTGTAGCAGGTCTTTTGAAGAAATCAATACTGATAACAGCAAGATTTTAGAACCTACACCTGCCAGTTTATTGGCACCTATTCAATACAATATGGCTTCTAATGCTTATTTAAGAGCCAATGATTTCACTTTTGATATCATGCAGATAGCAATAGATTTCCCGGGAGAAGGAAATAATATTTCAAGATATTATGTAACAGAATCTACAGGAAACTCATATTGGAACACTTCTTATAAATGGCTGAAGCAAGTAAAACAAATGCAAGACTTGGCAGTTCAGCAAAACAATAAAAATTATCAGGCGATTTCTATGGTAATGAATGCATGGTTATATTCTAATCTTACTGATACTTTTGGAGACATTCCGTTCTCTGAAGCTTCTAGAGTAGAAGAAGGCATCACTCAACCGAAATTCGATAAACAAAAAGACATTTACGTAAAATTATTAGACGATTTAAAAGTAGCAAATGCTCTTTTTGTAACCAATACTACTTTAGCAGGACAAGATTTATTCTACAATGCGAATAATGATGTCAATGGAATCACGTATTGGAAAAAATTCTGTAACACTTTGTCTTTAAGGTTGTTAACTAGGATTTTAAAGAAAAAAGGGGAAATAGATGTATATGCAAGAATTCAAGAAATAGTAAACAATCCTACCGTTTACCCAATCTTTCAGAGCAATGCTGAAAGTGCCTTGATGAATGTTACAGGCGTAGCGCCTATGCTTCCGCCATTGGCAAGACCTCAAGATTTTACTTCTTATAGAGCGGTAGGGGAGTTTTTTGTACAGACATTAAATGACAACAAAGATCCTAGAATGGCACAATTTTTTACTCAAGCAAAAAACTTAAGTGATAATAAAAATATTGGTTACAAAGGTGCTCCAGTTGCTTACATGAACGGAACTACGTTTACGTATCAACCGTCTAATTTTAACCAGAATTTAGCTAAAGCACCGCTTAAAGTCTTGATTTTACCATATGCAGAGTTGCAGTTCATTCTATCAGAATTAGCATTTAGAGGAATCATCACTGGAAACGCTCAAACGTATTATGAAAACGGGGTAAAAGCAGCTATCGAACAATGGGGTGCTGTGGTTCCAGCCAATTATTTTGCTAATCCTAAAGTTGCCTATGATGGAACTCTAGAAAGAATTATGTTGCAGAAATATGTAGCACTGTTCTTTGTAGACCAGCAACAGTGGTTTGAACAAAAAAGAACAGGTTATCCAGTACTACCCAATAATGGCGGGTTATTAAATGACGGTAAAATGCCTCAGAGATTATTGTATCCTACGCAACCAAAAATATTGAACAATGCTAATTATAACGCCGCAGTTCAATCATTGGGAGGAGATAATATCAACGTTAAAGATTGGTGGAATCAATAA
- a CDS encoding AtpZ/AtpI family protein: MALEDPNAPKTPEEQQEEYKKNPMRLYGIYSSIVFQMLAIIALGFWGGKKINDYLELPNDLLTVAIGLAGLGLALYSTLKQLENINK, encoded by the coding sequence ATGGCTCTAGAAGACCCAAATGCTCCGAAAACCCCTGAAGAACAACAGGAAGAGTACAAAAAAAATCCCATGCGCTTGTACGGAATTTATTCTTCCATCGTGTTTCAGATGTTGGCCATCATTGCTTTAGGATTTTGGGGTGGAAAGAAAATTAATGATTATCTAGAATTGCCTAATGATTTATTAACCGTTGCCATCGGATTAGCAGGATTAGGATTAGCCTTGTACAGTACATTAAAACAATTAGAAAACATAAACAAATAA
- the atpB gene encoding F0F1 ATP synthase subunit A: protein MLKRGVLLIGFLSTFSLSLAQHHEAAAETKPATETKVVSAEEAEKEQIKKENKEFIDHHLLDAHSFDIMVEKKADGTEHHIGFPLPVIFYDEANGLHAFMSSEFHHGKEMKDAHGKKYNVVESNGANYALYHEKIVKTDASGVITLDDHGHATNAKVLDLSITKSVLMILFASLLMIVIFGSMARNYKKSPIPTGAGKLFEPLVIFIRDEIAIPNIGAKYHKYISYLLTIFFFILFLNVFGLLPFGINVTGNLAITAALAIFTFIITQFTANRNYWQHIFWMPGLPFLMKLVMIPIELIGMVIKPFALLIRLFANMSAGHIVIMSLIAMIYYFQNVIAGVAFPFLTFVLYLLEILVAFLQAYIFTMLSAVYFGMANEEHHHEEAHH, encoded by the coding sequence ATGCTGAAAAGAGGAGTTTTATTAATCGGTTTTTTATCTACATTTTCACTTTCTTTGGCGCAACACCATGAGGCTGCAGCAGAAACTAAACCTGCTACAGAAACTAAAGTTGTAAGTGCTGAAGAAGCAGAAAAAGAACAAATAAAGAAAGAGAATAAGGAGTTTATAGACCATCACTTGTTAGATGCTCACAGCTTTGATATTATGGTGGAAAAGAAAGCTGACGGTACAGAACACCACATCGGTTTCCCACTTCCTGTTATTTTCTATGATGAAGCAAACGGTCTTCATGCATTTATGAGTTCAGAATTTCACCACGGTAAAGAAATGAAAGATGCTCATGGCAAAAAATACAATGTAGTAGAAAGCAATGGTGCAAACTACGCTCTTTACCACGAAAAAATTGTGAAAACTGATGCTTCTGGTGTGATTACTTTAGATGACCATGGTCACGCTACCAATGCAAAAGTTTTAGACTTATCTATCACTAAAAGTGTTTTAATGATTTTATTCGCATCGTTATTGATGATTGTAATTTTCGGTTCTATGGCTAGAAATTATAAAAAATCACCAATTCCTACAGGTGCAGGTAAATTATTTGAACCATTAGTAATCTTCATCAGAGATGAGATTGCTATCCCAAACATCGGAGCGAAATATCACAAATATATTTCTTACTTATTGACTATTTTCTTCTTTATTTTATTCCTAAATGTATTTGGTTTATTGCCTTTCGGGATTAATGTAACAGGGAATTTAGCCATTACAGCTGCTTTAGCAATTTTTACCTTTATTATTACGCAGTTTACTGCAAACAGAAACTATTGGCAACACATCTTCTGGATGCCAGGTTTACCGTTCTTAATGAAATTGGTAATGATTCCTATCGAATTAATCGGGATGGTAATTAAGCCGTTTGCATTGTTAATACGTCTCTTTGCAAACATGTCAGCAGGTCACATAGTAATTATGTCATTAATTGCGATGATTTATTACTTCCAAAATGTAATTGCAGGCGTTGCATTCCCATTCTTAACATTTGTATTGTATTTATTAGAGATATTAGTAGCATTTTTACAAGCTTATATCTTCACCATGCTATCTGCGGTTTACTTCGGTATGGCAAATGAAGAGCACCACCACGAAGAAGCTCATCACTAA
- a CDS encoding calcineurin-like phosphoesterase family protein, with the protein MKQSFLILFLCSAFSFAQQQATGYVFEDTNKNGIKDRKEKGIANVSVSNGVDVVKTDETGKYTLPVENDNIIFVIKPANYATPKSNTQLPQFYYIHKPEGSPKDMKYAGVKPTGKLPKEINFPLYAQKENTQFKVLVFGDPQPYDEKEIDYFKRGIINEVKNNKKDAVFGISLGDLVGDDLSLHPLYINAVKEIGLPWYNVMGNHDMNYEAKDDKLSDETFEANFGPNNYAFNYGNVHFIVLDDILYPDPRDGKSYWGGFRKDQLDFVENDLKNVNPNQLVVFSFHIQLTPENDGDKHFRMEDRKRLFEILKPFQNVLMMSAHTHKQTQLFYGKKEGWEGIKPIHEFNAGTTSGDWYSGTVDELGVPKSVMRDGTERGYSFVSFNDNQYEITYKVAGKPEDYQINLWVPKVIPFKTKNAARIVANFFMGSKHDKVEYRIDNGEWKEMDYTESIDPDYTNDVLKWDTTQELFTGRRPSNPEASKHIWTAPFSRKLELGTHEVEVRAKDRYGKTYTTKATFEVKNSTLIP; encoded by the coding sequence ATGAAACAATCATTTTTAATACTTTTCTTGTGCTCTGCATTTTCTTTTGCACAGCAACAAGCAACAGGATATGTCTTCGAAGACACCAACAAAAACGGTATCAAAGACCGTAAAGAAAAAGGAATTGCCAACGTTTCTGTTTCTAATGGAGTAGACGTAGTAAAAACAGACGAAACGGGAAAATATACCTTGCCTGTAGAAAATGACAATATTATTTTCGTCATCAAACCAGCCAACTATGCTACCCCGAAAAGCAACACGCAGTTGCCACAGTTCTACTACATTCACAAACCTGAAGGTTCGCCAAAAGACATGAAATATGCAGGCGTAAAACCTACGGGAAAATTGCCAAAAGAAATCAACTTTCCATTATATGCACAAAAGGAAAACACACAGTTCAAAGTATTGGTGTTTGGTGATCCTCAACCGTATGATGAAAAAGAAATCGATTATTTTAAAAGAGGAATCATCAATGAAGTGAAAAACAATAAAAAAGATGCTGTTTTTGGCATTAGTTTAGGAGATTTGGTAGGAGATGATTTAAGTTTACATCCATTGTACATCAATGCGGTTAAAGAAATCGGTTTGCCTTGGTATAATGTGATGGGTAACCACGACATGAACTACGAAGCAAAAGATGATAAACTGTCAGACGAAACTTTCGAAGCGAATTTTGGCCCGAATAATTACGCTTTCAATTATGGCAATGTACACTTCATCGTGTTAGATGATATTCTTTATCCAGATCCTAGAGATGGAAAAAGCTATTGGGGCGGTTTCAGAAAAGACCAGTTAGACTTCGTGGAGAATGATTTAAAAAACGTAAATCCTAATCAGTTGGTAGTGTTTTCATTCCACATCCAGTTGACACCGGAAAATGATGGGGACAAACACTTTAGAATGGAAGACAGAAAGAGGTTGTTTGAGATTTTAAAACCTTTCCAAAATGTATTGATGATGTCTGCACACACGCACAAGCAAACCCAATTGTTCTACGGAAAAAAAGAAGGTTGGGAAGGCATCAAACCGATTCATGAGTTCAATGCAGGAACCACTTCTGGAGACTGGTATTCTGGGACGGTAGATGAATTGGGTGTACCAAAATCTGTGATGAGAGACGGAACAGAAAGAGGTTATTCTTTTGTGAGTTTCAATGACAATCAGTACGAAATCACGTATAAAGTAGCAGGAAAACCAGAAGATTATCAAATCAATCTTTGGGTACCGAAAGTGATTCCTTTCAAGACGAAAAATGCAGCAAGAATTGTAGCTAATTTTTTTATGGGAAGCAAGCATGATAAGGTAGAATACAGAATAGATAATGGCGAATGGAAGGAAATGGATTATACAGAATCAATAGACCCAGATTATACGAATGATGTGTTGAAATGGGATACCACACAAGAACTGTTCACTGGAAGAAGACCTAGCAATCCAGAAGCTTCAAAACATATTTGGACAGCCCCTTTTTCTAGAAAATTAGAATTGGGAACCCACGAAGTAGAAGTAAGAGCCAAAGACCGTTACGGAAAAACTTACACCACAAAAGCTACTTTTGAAGTAAAAAACTCAACGTTAATTCCATAA
- the atpE gene encoding ATP synthase F0 subunit C: protein MEIPKLVGAGLVVIGAGLGIGKIGAAALEGMARQPEQAGKLQTAMLIAAALVEGLAFAALFAVN from the coding sequence ATGGAAATTCCAAAACTAGTAGGTGCAGGTTTAGTAGTAATCGGAGCAGGTTTAGGTATCGGTAAAATCGGTGCTGCTGCTTTAGAAGGTATGGCTCGTCAGCCAGAACAAGCTGGTAAATTACAAACTGCAATGCTTATTGCTGCTGCACTAGTTGAAGGTCTTGCATTTGCTGCATTATTTGCTGTAAACTAA
- the atpH gene encoding ATP synthase F1 subunit delta — MLTSKVAKRYAQGLLDFTQESGNTASIFSEMKDVVKIFNDSKELKNFFASPIIDAKKKTKAALEIFAQFSQLSKNLITLVIKQGRESHLQDIAQEFINKVEDLQGVQRVTLTVASELSQKNVEDIVKSSSLVDHTKNYDLKVVVNPEIIGGYILRVGDQQVDTSVRTKLSQVKKEFQLN, encoded by the coding sequence ATGCTAACCTCTAAAGTAGCGAAAAGATATGCACAAGGTTTACTAGACTTTACTCAAGAGTCTGGTAACACGGCTTCTATTTTTTCGGAAATGAAAGATGTGGTAAAGATTTTTAATGATTCTAAGGAATTAAAGAACTTCTTTGCTTCGCCAATCATAGACGCTAAAAAGAAAACCAAAGCTGCCTTAGAAATCTTTGCTCAGTTTTCACAGTTAAGTAAGAATCTCATTACTTTGGTGATTAAACAAGGTAGAGAAAGTCATCTTCAAGATATAGCTCAAGAGTTTATCAATAAAGTAGAAGACTTACAAGGCGTACAGAGAGTTACCTTAACAGTAGCTTCTGAACTTTCTCAGAAAAATGTAGAAGACATTGTAAAATCTTCATCTTTAGTAGACCATACTAAAAACTACGACTTAAAAGTGGTAGTAAACCCTGAAATTATTGGCGGTTATATCTTAAGAGTAGGAGACCAACAGGTAGACACTTCGGTAAGAACCAAACTAAGCCAAGTGAAAAAAGAATTTCAATTAAATTAA
- a CDS encoding SusC/RagA family TonB-linked outer membrane protein, whose amino-acid sequence MQKRTQQIILLAALGLVSVTHLQAQSKKAKLDSVRNIDEVVVTALGIKRQDKSLGYVAEKVSSEEFEKTQNNNWAQALEGKVAGLKIQTAGAGPLGSAKITLRGSISMNLDNNEALIVVDGVPLGGTNTGTGNAAYGAGSGGDLPVDYGNNFNSINPDDIENVTILKGATASALYGSRGANGAIMITTKSGKTKNGKIRVTFNSSTSFDTVLKWPDWQYEYGQGTLAKNKDGQFYYSYGASADGVSTGGTSSAFGPKFDGQYYFQYDPTVEGQSLERQLWRPYKDNVKGFWQMGTTYSNSISIESSNDKTSFRTSLSAVNNTWMMPNTGFDRYNYALSFDHKVSKKLRVASKFAYNYTKSDNLPSTGYNNQSISYFMIFQNPNVDLSWYEPIWKKDKYQVDQIHPFSTFIDNPYLIAYEMLNGVNKKLITGNITATYNFNNNFEMMLRSGIEITDEERTTKRPYSSANYLQGYYREQYIKNSEYNTDLLFTYKNNFGKWGVSASAGGNIRANEYVLNDYRAIGLRVPGIYQLTNAISLNTRIAQPNDKETNSVYGLASFNYDNLWFVDFTARNDWSSTLPKANRSYFYPSVSTSLILSDILKMNSKSWNYWKLRASWSQVGNDTQPYKLQQFYNTSDFVGSAENIANFQNPNLKPEMNQNIEAGMDFSFFKNRLTYNVTVYQNSTKDQIVNVPSLIETGYSTRTINAGEVRNRGVEMTLNAFPIKNKSFQWNVTANWSMNKNRIMSLPAEFQGEPYTMGSVGGVVFFNAVVGGSLGDMYGYKLQYAPDGQVIYGSDGLTAKSTEIEYVGNAYAKWRGGLQNAFKYKNFSLSFSFDGQYGGRVYSQSHHKMSEQGKLTHTLVGRDNPNGTIVGVGVVQNPDGSFSQNTKAVSLTSYYADYYRRANVETNSFDASYVKLREANITFYFPKQIVQSLNMSDLSVSLFGRNLWMWTKFPLFDPEAATLNDSSITPGVEIGQLPTARTVGIQLNAKF is encoded by the coding sequence ATGCAAAAACGAACACAGCAGATTATTTTATTAGCTGCTCTAGGTCTGGTAAGTGTAACCCATTTACAGGCGCAATCTAAGAAAGCAAAATTAGATTCCGTAAGAAACATAGACGAGGTAGTAGTAACTGCTTTGGGAATCAAAAGACAAGACAAATCCCTAGGCTATGTAGCAGAAAAAGTGTCATCAGAAGAGTTTGAAAAAACACAAAACAACAACTGGGCACAAGCGTTAGAAGGAAAAGTGGCGGGGCTTAAAATCCAAACAGCAGGTGCAGGTCCTTTGGGAAGTGCTAAAATTACCTTGAGAGGAAGTATTTCCATGAATTTGGACAACAATGAAGCATTGATCGTAGTAGACGGTGTTCCATTGGGCGGAACCAATACAGGTACAGGAAACGCGGCGTATGGTGCAGGTTCTGGAGGCGATTTGCCTGTAGATTACGGGAACAATTTTAACAGTATTAATCCAGATGACATCGAGAATGTAACGATTCTAAAAGGAGCTACCGCTTCTGCGTTGTACGGTTCTAGAGGTGCGAATGGTGCCATCATGATTACTACAAAATCCGGGAAAACTAAAAACGGAAAAATAAGAGTAACGTTTAATTCTTCTACAAGTTTTGATACCGTTTTGAAATGGCCAGATTGGCAATATGAATACGGTCAAGGTACATTGGCAAAAAATAAAGATGGTCAGTTTTACTATTCTTATGGCGCTTCAGCTGATGGAGTGAGTACGGGTGGAACAAGTAGCGCATTCGGGCCTAAATTCGATGGGCAATATTATTTTCAATATGACCCAACCGTTGAAGGACAAAGTTTAGAAAGACAATTGTGGAGACCTTACAAAGACAATGTTAAAGGTTTTTGGCAAATGGGAACTACCTATTCTAACAGCATCAGTATCGAAAGTTCTAATGATAAAACTTCTTTCCGAACTTCACTAAGCGCTGTAAACAATACTTGGATGATGCCGAATACCGGTTTTGATAGATATAATTATGCTTTGTCTTTTGATCATAAGGTAAGCAAGAAATTGAGGGTGGCTTCTAAATTTGCCTACAATTATACCAAGAGTGATAATTTACCTTCTACAGGATACAACAATCAATCAATTTCTTATTTCATGATTTTCCAGAATCCAAATGTAGATTTATCATGGTATGAGCCCATTTGGAAGAAAGATAAATATCAGGTAGACCAGATTCACCCTTTCAGTACATTTATAGATAACCCTTATCTTATCGCTTATGAAATGCTAAATGGTGTAAACAAAAAATTAATCACTGGTAATATTACAGCAACTTATAATTTCAATAATAATTTTGAAATGATGCTAAGGTCTGGTATCGAAATCACAGACGAAGAAAGAACAACCAAGAGACCTTACAGTTCTGCCAATTACCTTCAGGGATACTATCGCGAACAATACATTAAAAATTCTGAGTATAATACAGACTTACTTTTTACGTATAAAAATAATTTTGGGAAATGGGGCGTTTCTGCTTCAGCAGGAGGTAATATCAGAGCAAATGAATATGTGCTGAATGATTACAGAGCCATCGGTCTTAGAGTTCCCGGGATTTATCAATTAACCAATGCGATTTCTCTAAATACAAGAATTGCTCAACCGAATGACAAAGAAACCAATAGTGTTTACGGTTTAGCATCATTCAATTATGATAACCTTTGGTTTGTAGATTTCACTGCGAGAAACGACTGGAGTAGTACTTTACCAAAAGCTAATCGTTCTTATTTCTACCCATCGGTTTCTACCTCTTTAATTCTTTCAGACATTTTGAAAATGAATTCTAAAAGCTGGAATTATTGGAAGTTGAGAGCTTCGTGGTCTCAAGTAGGAAACGATACGCAGCCGTACAAATTACAACAGTTCTATAACACGAGTGATTTTGTAGGTTCGGCAGAAAATATTGCCAATTTCCAAAACCCTAATCTAAAACCTGAAATGAACCAAAACATAGAAGCAGGGATGGATTTCAGTTTCTTCAAAAATAGATTAACGTATAACGTTACCGTTTATCAAAACAGTACTAAAGACCAAATTGTAAACGTACCTTCATTAATTGAAACTGGGTATTCTACACGTACTATTAATGCTGGTGAAGTAAGAAATAGAGGGGTAGAAATGACACTGAATGCATTCCCAATTAAAAATAAAAGTTTCCAATGGAATGTTACCGCAAACTGGTCTATGAATAAAAACAGAATTATGTCTTTGCCGGCAGAATTCCAAGGGGAGCCGTATACTATGGGAAGTGTAGGTGGAGTAGTGTTCTTTAATGCTGTAGTAGGAGGTTCTCTAGGAGATATGTACGGATATAAATTACAGTACGCTCCAGACGGACAGGTGATTTACGGTAGTGATGGTCTTACTGCCAAATCTACAGAAATAGAATACGTAGGAAATGCCTATGCAAAATGGAGAGGAGGTTTACAAAACGCTTTTAAATACAAAAACTTTTCTTTGAGTTTCTCTTTTGACGGGCAATACGGTGGTAGAGTCTACTCACAGTCTCACCATAAAATGTCTGAACAAGGAAAACTTACCCATACTTTAGTAGGAAGAGATAATCCAAACGGTACAATTGTAGGAGTAGGAGTGGTTCAAAATCCAGATGGGTCTTTCTCTCAGAATACCAAAGCAGTATCTCTAACTTCTTACTATGCAGATTATTACAGAAGAGCTAATGTGGAAACTAACTCATTTGATGCATCTTATGTTAAACTAAGAGAAGCCAATATCACTTTTTATTTCCCTAAACAAATCGTGCAGTCATTAAACATGTCAGACCTAAGCGTATCGCTTTTCGGAAGAAATCTTTGGATGTGGACTAAGTTCCCATTGTTTGACCCAGAAGCAGCTACTCTGAACGATTCATCAATTACTCCAGGGGTAGAAATAGGGCAACTTCCTACTGCCCGCACTGTAGGAATTCAACTTAATGCTAAATTCTAA
- a CDS encoding F0F1 ATP synthase subunit B produces MGLLENFSSGLFIIQSVIFLILLFVLGKFAWKPILTALNEREVSIQDAINQAKLAKEEVANLKADNERIIREAKAERDAILKEARELKDKIVGEAKDLAKSEGDKMIEQAKQSINAEKNAAMADIKNQIGSLSVEIAETILKQKLDNADAHNALVEKIINKSNLN; encoded by the coding sequence ATGGGATTATTAGAGAATTTTTCGTCAGGTTTGTTCATCATTCAGTCAGTTATTTTCTTGATACTTCTTTTCGTGTTAGGAAAATTTGCATGGAAACCTATCCTTACTGCTTTAAATGAGAGAGAAGTTTCTATTCAAGACGCTATTAACCAAGCTAAATTGGCTAAAGAAGAAGTTGCAAATCTTAAAGCAGACAATGAGAGAATCATCCGCGAAGCTAAAGCTGAACGTGATGCCATCTTAAAAGAAGCGCGAGAGTTAAAAGACAAAATCGTAGGTGAAGCAAAAGATCTTGCAAAATCTGAAGGAGACAAAATGATTGAACAAGCAAAACAATCAATCAATGCTGAAAAAAATGCAGCAATGGCTGATATCAAAAATCAAATAGGTTCTCTTTCTGTAGAAATTGCGGAAACCATTCTAAAACAAAAATTAGATAACGCTGATGCTCATAACGCATTAGTTGAAAAAATCATTAATAAATCTAACTTAAATTAA
- a CDS encoding glycerophosphodiester phosphodiesterase, which yields MKKLILLATLVGANFYHAQTQVIAHRGFWKTNPTTSENSIASLKNAQQLKVYGSEFDVRMTKDGVLVINHDEHINGVEIAATDFKSLKKQKLSNSENLSTLEKYLKQGKKSAVKLILEIKPAKTPELETEMVEKTLAMVEKYQLQNQTEYISFSLHIAKELKKQNPKALVQYLAGDLSPQEIKNLGIDGIDYHYNVFLEKHQDWIEQAKNLGVITNVWTVNDPEIYKKLYDAGVQFVTTNTPDVFLNINKSRE from the coding sequence ATGAAAAAATTAATTCTTTTGGCCACTTTAGTTGGCGCCAATTTTTACCACGCACAGACTCAAGTGATTGCTCACAGAGGTTTCTGGAAAACCAATCCTACTACCTCTGAAAATTCTATTGCTTCGCTTAAAAATGCTCAACAATTGAAAGTGTATGGCAGTGAGTTCGATGTGAGAATGACCAAAGATGGCGTTCTGGTCATCAACCATGATGAACACATCAATGGGGTGGAAATTGCGGCTACGGATTTTAAAAGTTTGAAGAAACAGAAATTATCAAACAGTGAAAATCTATCTACTTTAGAAAAGTATTTGAAGCAAGGTAAAAAATCTGCGGTAAAACTCATCCTTGAGATAAAACCCGCCAAAACTCCAGAATTGGAAACCGAAATGGTAGAAAAAACACTGGCAATGGTAGAAAAATACCAACTGCAAAATCAGACTGAATACATCTCATTTAGTCTGCATATTGCCAAAGAATTAAAAAAGCAAAATCCTAAAGCTTTGGTGCAATATCTTGCAGGTGATCTTTCGCCACAAGAGATTAAAAATTTAGGAATTGATGGCATAGATTATCATTATAATGTATTCTTAGAAAAACACCAAGATTGGATAGAACAAGCCAAAAATTTGGGTGTTATCACGAATGTGTGGACCGTAAATGACCCAGAAATCTATAAAAAATTGTATGATGCTGGTGTACAATTCGTAACCACCAATACACCAGATGTATTTTTAAATATCAATAAATCTAGAGAATAG